The Pseudooceanicola aestuarii DNA segment ACGGGATTGTCGCCCAGCAGCCGGTCGATGGTCAGGTCGCCCCCGGCCACCGGGGAATGGCCGCGCGTATCGGCGGGGGTGTGGGCGAACAGCCCGACCCGGCCATAGGCGGCGTCGATCGCGGGGTCGGCCAGGATCTGCACCAGGCGGGCCAGCTTGTCCGCCTGCCACAGGTCGCCCGGCGCGCAGAAGGCGACAAGGCCGCCGCGGGCATGGTCCAGCCCGGCGCTGTTGCGCGCCATGGCCAGGCCCTGGCCGGGGTTGCGCAGCAGCCGGATGCGGGGGTCGTGCTGGGCGGCGGTGGCGATCAGGACCGGCGTCCCGTCGGTGGCGCCGTCATCGACGCAGATCGCCTCCCAATCGGTGAAGGTCTGCAGGCTGAGGCTTTCCAGCGTGTCGAGGATCGTCTCGGCGTCATTGCCGCAGGGCAGGACGATGGTGACGGCGGGGGGCGGGGCGGTCCGGGTCTCGGGGGTGATGTGGGCAGCATCGGTCATGGGATCAATCCTTCTGACGGGAGCCGGATCCGGCGCGGGCAAGCAGGGGTGCCCGGCGGCGGGAGAGGGAAAATCCCGCCGCCGGAACAAGGAGAAGTGTCGCCAACAGCAGCAGCGGCAGGACCGAGGAGAGGGTCAGGGAGGAAGACATGTCGTGGCGCTCCTTCGTTGGGACACCACCTGTCTAATCGCCCCCGCCCGCCCCGTCCCGGACGCCACGGGAGGGGGGCACAGGACAAGCGCGCCGTCCCCTACCCCGACGGATAGGTCAGGGGGAATTTTCCCCCCGCGGCGGGGTCTTGACGCGGAACAGGGCGTCGGCAAGGGGCCGGGTTGGCGGGATCGGGCGGGGCGACAGGGGTGCCGCGACAGGGCGCCGGGGTGCCAGGTGACAGGGTGCCAGGTGACAGAATGGCAGGTGACGGGGATGCGGGTCGGCGGGGTGACAGGCGGGGCGGGAAAAGGGCCGGTGCCCCGGCCAGGACAGCCCCCGAAGCGGCGCCGCCGGCGAGAACACCGGCCCGAGGGGCGGCCGAGGAGGGCGAAACGGCGACCGGAACAGCGCGGCATGACGGGCCGGGTGCCGCGTGGCGAAGAACGCGCGGCCAGACCTGCGGGAGATGTTTGCAGGCGATGCTTGCGGGCGGTGTTTGCGGAGGTCGGCGGCTCAGCCGTGCAGCCCAGGGACCGGCCGGCGCTGCGCCCGGTGTCGCGATCCTGCCCATCGAGGGGAGCGGCCGGGGCGGCGCCCGCCCGCATGCGGCCTTGGGCGCGCCTGTGGTCCGAGCTGTGGTGCCAGTCCGGCTGTCCCTCTGCTCACCCTTTGGGCGTCTCCCCCCTCTCGCCGTCTCCCTGAGGGGCGCCTCGCTGGGGGCGGTGGCGGGAAGATCGCCGCGCCGGACCCGGCCGGGCCTTGCGCCGAAGCGGCGGGCGCGCGGAGGCCCTGCCGGTCAGGTGCTGATGGCGCGGGACAGGGCCGTGTGGGTGGCGGCCCAGCTGGCCGGCAGGGCGGCGATGCCCTGTTGCAGGGCATCGGGCTGGTTGCGGCGCGCGGCGGCTTCCACTTGCAGACAGGCGGCGCGGAACCGCGCGGCGCCCAGGGTGGCGGCCATTCCCGCGACCCGGTGGGTGCGCGCGGCGGTTTCCACCAGGTCGCTCAGCGGATCGGGCGCGTTCCCGGCGTCGGGGTCGGGAGAGAGATAGGCCAGCAGGTCTTCGGTCTCCCCGGCGAAGCGCGCCAACAGGCCCTGAAGGGGGGCGGCGCCCAGGGTCTCGTGCAATTCGGTCATGTGGCGCGGATCGACAAGGGGCGGGGCATCGGGATGGTCCTCTGCCTCTGCCTCTGGCGATGCGCCTTCCTCTGCCGTCGTCGGGCCGTCGCCGGCCGCCACCGGGGAGGCCGGATCCGGGCGCGCGCCCGTTTCAGACCGGTCTCCCCCCCCCGGCCCCTGCGCGGCGGGCTGCCCGCCTGCCGCTGCCGGACCCGTGTCCGCCTTGACCCCCCGTGCGGTCTCCGGGGTCTCCTCCTCGCCCTCCTCCGGCACGCGGTCGGGGCCGAGATGCGTGGCCAGCATCCGCGCCAGCGCCTCCCGCGAGAGCGGCTTGGTCAGGATGTCGTTCATCCCGTCGGTGAGAAAGGCGGCCTGTTCCTCCGCCAGGACATTGGCGGTCAGGGCGATGATCGGCACCCCGGCACAGGGCCCCTGCCCCGCCCGGATCGCGCGGGTCGCGCCGCGCCCGTCCAGCACCGGCATGCTGATGTCCATCAGGATCAGGTCGAAGCGCTGGTCGCGGGTCACGTCGACCGCCTGCTGGCCGTCATGGGCCTCCGTCACGCGGTGCCCGGCACGGCCCAGCATCTCCCGCGCGACGACGCGGTTGATCTCGTTGTCCTCGACCAGGAGGATGTGACAGGGCCGGACCGGGGCCGGCGTCGCTGATCCGGTCTCCGCCACGGCACTGTGCGGGGCGGCCGTCTCTGCGGGGATGGCCGATTGCGCGGGGGCGGGATCGACGGGCAGGCGCACCCGGAAGGTGCTGCCCCGACCCGGCGCGCTGTCCACGTCGATGCGCCCGCCAAAGGCGCGGGCAAAGCGCTGCGCGATCCCCAGCCCCAGCCCGGTGCCGCCGACCTGCCGGTCATAGGACGTGTCGCCGGTGGTGAAATCGTCGAAGATACGGCCCTGAAGTTCGGCGGTCATGCCGATGCCGGTGTCGCTGACCCGCACTTCCAGCTCTGACCGGTCGCCGACCAGCCCGGGCGCATGCAGCATGGCGCGGATTTCCACCCGGCCACCATGGGTGAACTTCACCGCGTTGCCGATCACGTTCATCAGGATGTGTTGCAGCCGGTCGCGATCGGCCAGGATCCAGTCGTTGGAGCTGCCCTCCCAGGCCCAGGTCAGGATCGTGTCATTGGCCGAGGCGGCGCCGCCCTGGTTGTCGACGATGTCCTGCAACAGCCGGCTGACCCGCATCGGCACCGGGTCCAGCTGCAATTTCCCGGCGTCGTACTTGGTGATGTCCAGAACGTCCGAGACATGGCGCATCAACAGCTTTCCAGAGGTGATCATATGCCCGACATACCGCTCCTGCTGCGCGCTGAGCGGGGTATCCTGCAACAGCGACAGGTTGCCCAGAAGCCCGTTCAGCGGGGTGCGGATCTCGTGGCTCATGGTGGCCAGGAACTCGGTCTTGGCCTTTTCCCCGGCCAGCGCGCGGTCGCGGGCCTTGACCAGCTCCTGCTCCGCGCGGATGCGGTGGGAGATGTCGCGCAGGAAGGCGATGAAGATCTCCCCTTCCGCCGTCTGGGCGGATTGCACGGCGAATTCCACCGGGAAGACCTCGCCATTGGCGCGCATGGCCTCCAGCCGGACGCGGCCCTTGCCGACGACGCGAGGGGGCTCTCCGGCGCGGATGCGGCGCATCCCCGCGTCATGGTCGGCGCGCAGGTGGTCGGGGATGATCAGGTCGCCCAGGTCACGGCCGATCGCATCGCGCGCGGCATGGCCGAAGATCTGTTCGGCGGCGGCGTTGAAATCCAGGATATGCCCGCGCGCATCGCTGACGATCACCGCGTCCAGGGCGGTGCCGGTCACGGTGTTCATCCGGCGTCCGGCTTCGATCGCCTCGGTCCGGCGACGGATGTTCAGCGCGTTGAGCCGGCTGAGATACAGCGCCAGCAGCAGCAGCGTCAGCACCAGAAAGATCACCCCGCCGGCCATCTGCAACAGGGTGACGGAAATCCGCTCGCGCCGGGCATCGCTGTCGCGGGCAAAGAACTCCAGCCCCGAGTTGGACAGCGCGCGCACATGCGGACGCACCAGATCGGTGCGCGCCGCCAGCTCCGGCAGCGCGGCCAGCAGCGCCGGGTCGGGACTGTCGATCAGCGGCACGCTGCGGTCGAGAAAGGATAGCACGATTTGCAGGTTGCGCGAGAATTGCGGCACGCCGCGCAGATCCTCGTAGATGGAGGCCTGCCGCAGGGTGCTGACCCGGCTGTAGAAGATGTCGTATTCCCGGCGCAGCGTATTCAGCCCGGCGGTGTCCTCCACCTCGTTGATGAAGGAGCGGAATTCCAGGAATTCCACCTCTGCCTGGGACAGGGTCCATTGCACGTTGTCGGAACTGGCCGAATTCAGCAGCCGCAGGTCCCGCGCCACATTGGCGCCCAGAAAGGCAAGGGCGCCCATCCCGAGGGCGCCCAGCAGGAAGGACAGCAGTATTCTGCGGCGGACACGGGTGCTGTTCGTCGACATCGCGGGTTCCCCTCGGCGGGCGGTGGCCGGGGATCGGCCGCGCCCCCTCGGGACCACGACTTACTCCACCGCTTCGATGCGGTCGAGTTGCCAGATGCTGCGCGAATAGATTACTTCCGATCGATAGGCCGCGTTGCTGTCATAGGGATAGACGATCCACAGCGGCCCCTTGTCGCGCACCGACATCGTGTCGCCGTTCATCCGGTAGGCCAGGATCGGCCCGCCTTCGACGGCGTCTTCAATCGGGATTTCAACGGCGTAGTCGTTGATTGCCGTGGCTTTCAGCGTCTCGGCCTCGATCCCCAGCTCGTCGATCAGCCGATGCAGGGAGACGCCTTCGAACTGCTTTTCGCCTTCGGTCCAGATGGTGGTGGTGGTGATCTCCGTGCCGCCGAACTCTTCCAGCATCTCCAGGTCGAAGAGTGCCGCGCCTTCTGCATTGGTGCGGTCGATGGCACCGGTGACGGTAAGAAGGACGGCCCCCTCCGGCGTGGGAAGATCCCCCGCATGGAGAGGGGCCGCAAGGCAGACCGCAAGGACAGCGGCCATGGGAACTGGAAGACGGAACATCGGCGGAGTCCTCTTGGATCGCGTTTGACCCAAGGAATGCCACGAAAACGCCCGCCGGCCCAACTGGGTATCGGGTGGGGGAGCCTACCCGAACGGATAGGACGGGGGCCGGGACGCCCTCGCGGAAGGGCGCGGGTCACGGCGGGGCGAGGTCCGCCCACGGCCAGGGGGCCGATGACCAAAGGAGCGGTGTTCAGGAACCGGGGGGGCCAGCGCCTGGCGGAGACGGCCCCGGACCGGGATCAGAACAGGCCGGCCTCGCGCGCGATCAGGGCGGCCTGGGTGCGGTTGGAGGCCTCCAGCTTGCGATAGAGCGTCTTCATGTGCAGCTTGATCGTCGGTTCGGTGATATCCAGATCGCGGGCGATTTCCTTGTTGGACTTGCCCTCCGTCAGCCCCTTGAGCACCTGAAGCTCCCGCGGGGTCAGCTTTTCCGCCAGGGGGTGGGCGGGGGTTTCCTCCGCCGCGGTCATGAAGTCGATGGGCGCGTATTGCTCCCCCATGGCCATGAATTTCACCGCCGCGATCATGGATTTCGCCGACAGCGTCTTGGGCACGAAGCCGGCGGCGCCGGCCTCCAGCGCCTTTTCGGCGGTCTCCCGGGTGGCCTGCCCGGACAGCAGCGCGACCCGGGGGCCATCGTCCAGGTCCAGCACCTGTTTCAGCCCGTCCAGCCCGTTCATGCCGGGCATGTTCAGGTCCAGCAGCACCAGGTCAAAGGGAGGTTCGGCCTCGATCAGCCTGCGCGCGCCGTCCAGGTCCGCCGCAGTGCTGGTTTCGATATCGCCTTGCGCCTGCAGGAACATGACCAGCGTGTCGCGCAGCAGATCATGATCATCGGCGATCAGTACCCGCATCGTCGTCTCCTGATTTTTGTTACTCGTAGTCCGGGAATGCGTCCGATGCACGACAAAAAGCGGGCAGGCCCATGGCGTCACGCCTGTATCTGGCCCCATCTCCGGCCCGCATGAGCCGCCCCGCCTCCGACCCCGCGGTTCATCCCGTGTCGGGTGCGGTGCCGGGCTCCGTGTCGGGTTTCCGTGTCCGGGGCTCATGTCTGCGAGCCATGCCTGGCACGCAAAGGGGCCGGAGAAGATCCCCGGCCCCGTCGATCTGCCTATCTGGCCTGCGCCTGCCTGGCCGGGGTCAGTCGACCGCGGCGACCGAGGCGTTGATCAGCGACGGCGTGATCTGCTGGATCACGCGGTTCCAGCGCGTCACCGGCTGTTCGGCCACGAAGACGATGTCGTTCGGGCGCAGTTCGAACCGGGTGGCCAGCAGCATGTTGGTGGCATTGGCCGCGTCCAGCCGCCAGGCGGTGACCGTGGGATCACCCGGCATCTCGCTGCCCCGGATCACGTAGATCTGGCGCAGGTTGCCGGTGGTCGTCTCGATCCCGCCGGAGGAAAACAGCGCATCGGCCAGCGTCGCGGTATTGCCGAACGGCAGCGGATAGCGGGTCTGGGTCTTCACCTCGCCGCTGAGGTAGACGTAATCGCGGTCCACCGATTCCAGCTCCAGCCGGGTGCGGAAGTTGGCGCGGGCCTCCTCCAGCTCGCCACGGCGCAGGGCGACCTCGGAATTCAGCTCGTTGAGGGAGGCGATGCGGGAGGCCTGGCGGAACTGGGCCAGCTGGATCTGTTCGGCGAAATAGGCCTGTGCCAGGTCCAGGTCATAGGCGGTGTCGACAAAGACGCTGTCGCCATCGACCAGCTGGATCTTGGGCAGGCTGGCATCGCCGTAAAGCCGGGTCAGCGGCACCTGGTACAGCCCGCCATCGCGGTAGATCCGCACGGAGGCGTAATCCATGTCCTCCACCGTGACGCCCCCGGCGGCGGCCAGGGCCGCGTCCAGGTACAGCGGCGTCAGCGTGACCGGGGCCACGGCGGGCTGGGCCACGGCGCCGCCGATCGACACCTTGCGCGAGTTGAAATCGGCGATTTCCAGGCTGAAGGACGGGTCGATCTGGTTTTCGACCAGGCGCTGGAACAGCTCCGCCTCCGCTTCTTCCAGGGTCATGCCGGAGATCTGCACCCGGCCGACATTGGGAATGGCGATCGCGCCGTCGTCCTGCACGGTATAGCCTTGGCGCGCGTTCTGCGCGGCCAGCAGCCCGGTCAGCTGTTCGACGGTGGATCCGACCTGCGGCGTGGCCAGCAGAACCTCGTCGCCGACGCCGATGCGATAGGCCTCCGGCTGGGGCGCGGGCGGCAGGCGGGTGGTCAGGCCCATGGGTTTCTGGCGCCGGTCCAGCACCGGATCGGGCACCGGGCCCGCGCCGCGCATCCCCGTGCCGGTGCCGCCCGTCTGGCTGAAGATCGCGGGCAGCGGGCGCGGCACGTAGGGGGTGGCATTGGCCTGCTGCACCGAGGCGGCGTCCATGTCGACGACACTCAGAGATCCGTCGGCGCTGGAGGTCGGGACCGAGGGGCTGTGATAGACGATGCCACAGCCGGACAGGGCCAGCAGCAACGGCGGGACAAAGCGGATCAGACGCATGGGCGGAATACCTTCTGGCAGGGGGGCGCGGCGGGTCGGCGGACGGATGACGCATGGCGACACAGGGGGCGCCCCTGCGGAGATCTATGCTCCTGCCCTGCCGTCAGCATTCCCGCGTCCCTCTCGGAGGATCCCGCAGCGGCGTTCTGCGCGCCATGTCGGGCTCCGGTTCACAAATCTCGTAACAATCGCCCCAGATGTGCCAGAATTGGCGGGGCCGGATAAACGATCGATCGGCCCGGTGCCCGGTTTTCCTGGCAGCCGTGCCCAAAAGCCCACAATACCGCCGCGATTTCCCCGGCCGGGCCGGAGGGCGAGAGCCGTGCGCTGCGGCGCCGGCGCCGCCAAGGGGCGCCGCGTCTGGTTGGCTGTGGCCGGGCCGCGCCGGATGCGGCCGCCCCGGCCTTCAGGATTCAGGCAGCCGGGCTGGCTGCCGAAGGTGGCCTAGCCGCCATAAAGGGCGATCACACTGGCGCCCAGGTCCGGAAGGCCGTTCACGGCGCCGCCGCCGACGCTGCCACCACCAGTGTCGCCACCGGTCACGATGGTCACGATGGTCACGGCTGCTGCGCTCGCGGACGGCGCGCTGCCGGAATTGTTGGGCTGGGACACGCCGCCGGCCAGGGCGGGTGCGGCCATCAGGGCCAGGCTGGCCCCAAGGGCCGGGATCAGGGAAGTTCTGGTCATGTCAGCGTCCTCCAAAGACATCCGTCAGGGTGTAGCTGACGGAAAGCATCTGCTGCTTGCGGTTCATGTTGTCGGTGATGTCGTTCACGCCGTAGGACACGCTCAGCCCGTCGACGCCGGGCACCGTGACGCCGATCCCGGCGTTCAGCTGGTTCTCCGTCCCGGAGATGGCGACGCCCAGGTGACGGGTCACGCCGATGCCGACCCCGGCAAACAGCCCGTCCTCGGTCAGGGAGGACCCGGGCGTGCTGAGCACGGAATCGGAGCCGTAGCCCACGGTCCACATCACCGGATGCACCAGCGCCGGCCCCTCGATCTGGGTCAGGCCGGAGACGGCGACGTTCCAACGCTCGTCCGAGGCCTTGTCATCGCCCCAGGCGCCCAGGTTGGACGCGGCGACAGAGCCGAAGATCACGTGGTTGGGTTGCAACAGCAGCGCGCGCGCCACTTTCAGTGTCAGGCTGCCGGAATCGCCGAAATCATCCGACAGGCTGGTGACGTTGACGTCCACTTCCAGCCCGACCGCGTCGATCGGGTTGCCGAAGCCGGCCCCGAAGGACAGGTCCCCGTCGGTTCCGGCGCCGGAAACGCCGCCGCGCGGATCGGTCGCCGTGGCGCCCATGAAGATGCTGCCATGCGGCAGGATGAAGGCCGTGTCGGCGCCGAACATCGTCACGCTGGCCGACGGTTTCGCGGCCTGGGCCAGGGGCGCTGTCGCCCCGGCCGTCAGAGCCGCGGCCGAAAGCGCGGCGACTGCACTGAATTTCCCAAGTTTCTCAAACATCTGGATCCTGCACCCTTGTCCGGATTGCCAAAATTTAACTGACGCCACACTGCATCATGCACCGTTTTCCCGCAAGACGTGTGACCCCCGACGGCGCGCGGGTGCACCTCTGGGGCCACACCTGTGCCTTCATCCCCACAAGGAATGAAGGAATGGTGAAAATCCGGACAGACGGGTTGAAATTACCCGAACCTCCCGAGGCCGCCGTGCCGGAGGACGGAAAGGTTGAGATCGCGGCCCGGGCTGCTAACAGTGGCGGAACTGGCCGGGCCGCCATCCTGGGCCGCCGGGCCGCTGCAAGGGAAAGGACGGGCCTCATGAGGATCGCCGTGGCCGGGATCG contains these protein-coding regions:
- a CDS encoding glycosyltransferase family 2 protein; the encoded protein is MTDAAHITPETRTAPPPAVTIVLPCGNDAETILDTLESLSLQTFTDWEAICVDDGATDGTPVLIATAAQHDPRIRLLRNPGQGLAMARNSAGLDHARGGLVAFCAPGDLWQADKLARLVQILADPAIDAAYGRVGLFAHTPADTRGHSPVAGGDLTIDRLLGDNPVCSLSNLTLRREVLARSYGFDTTIPGGGDLEWMVRLVGGGARVVGDAALHGWCRACADDLAATPDNSNENRRRAIETAACFGVTPSLRSRARHRRHLAHRAHRLGLGRAVTLHHAVIGMLCSPVGFLGPLRPPAPGAIPARRPRPGRAGSSACLSS
- a CDS encoding PAS domain-containing hybrid sensor histidine kinase/response regulator, with the translated sequence MSTNSTRVRRRILLSFLLGALGMGALAFLGANVARDLRLLNSASSDNVQWTLSQAEVEFLEFRSFINEVEDTAGLNTLRREYDIFYSRVSTLRQASIYEDLRGVPQFSRNLQIVLSFLDRSVPLIDSPDPALLAALPELAARTDLVRPHVRALSNSGLEFFARDSDARRERISVTLLQMAGGVIFLVLTLLLLALYLSRLNALNIRRRTEAIEAGRRMNTVTGTALDAVIVSDARGHILDFNAAAEQIFGHAARDAIGRDLGDLIIPDHLRADHDAGMRRIRAGEPPRVVGKGRVRLEAMRANGEVFPVEFAVQSAQTAEGEIFIAFLRDISHRIRAEQELVKARDRALAGEKAKTEFLATMSHEIRTPLNGLLGNLSLLQDTPLSAQQERYVGHMITSGKLLMRHVSDVLDITKYDAGKLQLDPVPMRVSRLLQDIVDNQGGAASANDTILTWAWEGSSNDWILADRDRLQHILMNVIGNAVKFTHGGRVEIRAMLHAPGLVGDRSELEVRVSDTGIGMTAELQGRIFDDFTTGDTSYDRQVGGTGLGLGIAQRFARAFGGRIDVDSAPGRGSTFRVRLPVDPAPAQSAIPAETAAPHSAVAETGSATPAPVRPCHILLVEDNEINRVVAREMLGRAGHRVTEAHDGQQAVDVTRDQRFDLILMDISMPVLDGRGATRAIRAGQGPCAGVPIIALTANVLAEEQAAFLTDGMNDILTKPLSREALARMLATHLGPDRVPEEGEEETPETARGVKADTGPAAAGGQPAAQGPGGGDRSETGARPDPASPVAAGDGPTTAEEGASPEAEAEDHPDAPPLVDPRHMTELHETLGAAPLQGLLARFAGETEDLLAYLSPDPDAGNAPDPLSDLVETAARTHRVAGMAATLGAARFRAACLQVEAAARRNQPDALQQGIAALPASWAATHTALSRAIST
- a CDS encoding molybdopterin-dependent oxidoreductase, with the protein product MFRLPVPMAAVLAVCLAAPLHAGDLPTPEGAVLLTVTGAIDRTNAEGAALFDLEMLEEFGGTEITTTTIWTEGEKQFEGVSLHRLIDELGIEAETLKATAINDYAVEIPIEDAVEGGPILAYRMNGDTMSVRDKGPLWIVYPYDSNAAYRSEVIYSRSIWQLDRIEAVE
- a CDS encoding response regulator transcription factor encodes the protein MRVLIADDHDLLRDTLVMFLQAQGDIETSTAADLDGARRLIEAEPPFDLVLLDLNMPGMNGLDGLKQVLDLDDGPRVALLSGQATRETAEKALEAGAAGFVPKTLSAKSMIAAVKFMAMGEQYAPIDFMTAAEETPAHPLAEKLTPRELQVLKGLTEGKSNKEIARDLDITEPTIKLHMKTLYRKLEASNRTQAALIAREAGLF
- a CDS encoding polysaccharide biosynthesis/export family protein, which codes for MRLIRFVPPLLLALSGCGIVYHSPSVPTSSADGSLSVVDMDAASVQQANATPYVPRPLPAIFSQTGGTGTGMRGAGPVPDPVLDRRQKPMGLTTRLPPAPQPEAYRIGVGDEVLLATPQVGSTVEQLTGLLAAQNARQGYTVQDDGAIAIPNVGRVQISGMTLEEAEAELFQRLVENQIDPSFSLEIADFNSRKVSIGGAVAQPAVAPVTLTPLYLDAALAAAGGVTVEDMDYASVRIYRDGGLYQVPLTRLYGDASLPKIQLVDGDSVFVDTAYDLDLAQAYFAEQIQLAQFRQASRIASLNELNSEVALRRGELEEARANFRTRLELESVDRDYVYLSGEVKTQTRYPLPFGNTATLADALFSSGGIETTTGNLRQIYVIRGSEMPGDPTVTAWRLDAANATNMLLATRFELRPNDIVFVAEQPVTRWNRVIQQITPSLINASVAAVD